Proteins encoded in a region of the Flammeovirga yaeyamensis genome:
- a CDS encoding ABC-F family ATP-binding cassette domain-containing protein codes for MISVDNLAVEFNGATLFSDVSFVINPNDKIALMGKNGAGKSTMMKIVAGVENATKGQVSAPKDTVIAYLPQHLLTEDNCTVFEEASKAFQHVFEMKEKMEFLNKELETRTDYESQEYMDIIEKVTDLGEKFYALEDVNYDAEVEKALKGLGFKQEDMHRQTSEFSGGWRMRIELAKILLQKPDLILLDEPTNHIDIESVIWLEDFLVNKAQAVMVISHDRAFIDNITNRTIEVTMGRIYDYKANYTQYLELREDRRAHQLKAYQEQQKLIADTKQFIERFKGTYSKTNQVSSRERMLEKLVPIEIDEVDTSALKLKFPPSPRSGEIAVTVTDVSKSYGDHVVFKDANMSIRRGEKVSFVGRNGEGKSTMLKSILKEIDVDGGESELGHNIKVGYFAQNQASLMDPKLTIFQTIDEVAKGDIRKHINNILGQFMFGGDDVDKKVSVLSGGEKTRLAMVKLLLEPVNLLILDEPTNHLDLKSKDVLKEALKSYDGTLILVSHDRDFLQGLSEKVFEFKDQRVIEHFETIDEYLKRNRIEKLADINL; via the coding sequence ATGATTTCAGTAGACAATTTAGCAGTAGAATTTAACGGGGCAACACTTTTCAGTGATGTTTCTTTTGTGATCAATCCCAACGATAAAATTGCGTTGATGGGTAAGAATGGAGCAGGAAAATCGACCATGATGAAAATTGTGGCAGGGGTAGAGAACGCAACAAAAGGGCAGGTGAGTGCTCCAAAGGATACCGTTATTGCCTACCTTCCTCAGCATTTGCTAACGGAGGATAATTGTACGGTCTTCGAAGAGGCTTCTAAAGCGTTCCAACATGTTTTCGAGATGAAGGAAAAGATGGAGTTTCTAAACAAAGAGTTGGAGACACGTACTGATTATGAAAGTCAGGAATATATGGACATCATCGAGAAGGTGACGGACTTGGGTGAGAAGTTCTATGCTTTGGAGGATGTTAATTATGATGCAGAGGTGGAGAAGGCCTTAAAAGGACTTGGTTTTAAGCAAGAAGACATGCACCGTCAGACTTCAGAGTTTTCTGGTGGATGGCGTATGCGTATCGAGTTGGCTAAAATTCTTCTTCAGAAGCCTGACTTGATCTTATTGGATGAGCCTACCAACCACATCGATATCGAGTCGGTGATTTGGTTAGAGGATTTCTTGGTCAATAAGGCACAAGCTGTAATGGTGATTTCCCACGATAGAGCATTTATTGATAATATCACGAACAGAACCATCGAGGTGACCATGGGTCGAATCTACGATTACAAGGCAAATTATACCCAATACCTTGAGTTGAGAGAGGATCGTAGAGCACATCAATTAAAAGCGTACCAAGAGCAGCAAAAGCTGATAGCTGATACCAAACAATTCATCGAACGATTTAAAGGAACGTATTCAAAAACCAACCAAGTATCCTCAAGAGAGCGAATGTTGGAGAAGTTAGTACCGATAGAAATTGATGAAGTAGATACATCAGCATTAAAACTAAAATTCCCTCCATCTCCACGTTCGGGAGAAATTGCAGTAACGGTTACCGACGTGTCCAAATCGTATGGTGATCATGTTGTATTCAAAGATGCGAACATGTCTATCAGAAGAGGAGAGAAGGTATCTTTTGTCGGCCGAAACGGAGAAGGTAAATCGACGATGTTGAAATCTATCCTCAAAGAAATTGATGTGGATGGAGGAGAAAGTGAGTTAGGACACAATATCAAAGTGGGTTATTTCGCACAGAACCAAGCCTCATTGATGGATCCGAAATTAACCATTTTCCAAACCATCGACGAAGTAGCCAAAGGCGATATCAGAAAACACATCAACAATATTCTTGGTCAGTTTATGTTTGGAGGCGACGATGTGGATAAAAAAGTCAGTGTATTATCAGGTGGTGAGAAAACACGTTTGGCCATGGTCAAATTACTTCTAGAACCTGTCAACCTTCTGATTCTCGATGAGCCAACCAACCACTTGGACTTAAAATCAAAAGACGTCTTGAAAGAGGCATTAAAATCATACGATGGCACCCTTATCCTAGTCTCTCACGATAGAGATTTCTTGCAGGGTCTATCAGAAAAAGTATTCGAGTTCAAAGACCAACGCGTCATCGAACACTTCGAAACCATCGACGAATACTTAAAAAGAAACAGAATTGAAAAACTAGCAGATATCAACTTATAA
- a CDS encoding sulfatase-like hydrolase/transferase produces MKYTYFFLFLFFFANCQTIQEEEADIEEAVPDEEEDIVVPDEGDATAPNILLIIADDMGLDATPGYEEGIVKPNMPNVESLATQGITFDNVWSYPVCSPTRAAILTGKYGNKTGILNVDRAYLSSSETSVHQYIDEHSEEEYATAVIGKWHLSRNNQPTAPNDFGVHHYVGFSQGALTDYYNWNMVVNGVESTSTEYNTSKIGEMAVDWIGQQDQPWFCWVAYSAPHTPFHYPPSEMHHQVEDGSDLSKYMAMIEAMDYSIGQILSSLDDTTRENTLIIFVGDNGTTKEVLQSPYRGRRGKGSLYQGGINVPMFVAGKGVSRIGEREAAQVSVTDIFATVADLTNTGTSSYEDSESFKSLFNSTTSSRTYNFAETLNNDVYSYAISNGKYKLIGSEGSDDQLYNLIDDPYETNDLIQSNQTTDIEARQLLKEQVKRINHDIN; encoded by the coding sequence ATGAAATACACTTACTTCTTTCTGTTTTTATTTTTCTTCGCTAACTGTCAGACTATTCAAGAGGAGGAGGCTGATATTGAGGAAGCTGTTCCTGATGAGGAGGAGGATATTGTTGTTCCCGATGAGGGAGATGCGACTGCTCCTAATATTTTACTGATCATTGCTGATGATATGGGATTGGATGCTACTCCAGGTTATGAGGAGGGTATTGTGAAGCCCAATATGCCTAATGTGGAATCATTGGCGACTCAAGGAATTACATTTGATAATGTATGGTCTTATCCTGTTTGTTCGCCAACTAGAGCGGCTATTTTAACTGGGAAGTATGGAAATAAGACAGGGATTCTAAATGTGGATAGAGCTTATTTGTCTTCTAGTGAGACGAGTGTTCATCAGTATATTGATGAGCATTCTGAGGAGGAGTATGCTACTGCGGTGATTGGAAAATGGCATTTGTCGAGGAATAATCAGCCGACGGCTCCGAATGATTTTGGGGTACATCACTATGTTGGATTTTCGCAAGGGGCATTGACTGATTATTACAATTGGAATATGGTGGTGAATGGTGTGGAATCTACTTCAACTGAATATAATACATCGAAAATAGGAGAGATGGCTGTGGATTGGATTGGTCAGCAAGATCAACCTTGGTTTTGTTGGGTGGCTTATTCGGCACCGCATACCCCTTTTCATTATCCTCCAAGCGAGATGCATCATCAAGTGGAGGATGGAAGCGATCTTTCAAAATATATGGCGATGATTGAGGCAATGGATTACTCGATTGGTCAGATTTTGTCATCTTTGGATGATACTACAAGAGAGAATACCTTAATCATTTTTGTGGGTGATAATGGTACGACAAAAGAGGTGTTGCAATCGCCTTACCGAGGAAGAAGAGGGAAAGGATCCCTGTATCAGGGAGGAATAAATGTACCTATGTTTGTAGCTGGTAAAGGGGTATCGAGAATAGGAGAGCGGGAAGCCGCACAAGTTTCTGTAACAGATATTTTCGCTACTGTGGCGGATCTTACGAATACGGGAACCTCCTCTTATGAAGACAGTGAAAGCTTTAAAAGTTTATTCAACTCCACTACATCATCAAGAACTTATAATTTTGCGGAAACATTAAACAACGATGTGTACAGTTATGCCATCTCAAATGGTAAGTATAAACTTATTGGTTCGGAAGGTAGCGACGATCAACTGTATAATCTAATCGATGATCCTTATGAGACCAATGATCTAATTCAGAGTAATCAAACTACTGATATTGAAGCAAGACAACTATTAAAAGAACAAGTTAAACGTATTAATCATGATATCAATTAA
- a CDS encoding Lcl C-terminal domain-containing protein, translating into MISIKKLSILLCVIFLSCNNQVIENEDLLPEDENEETEELPQPSGLTYPIVSTNQKIAYNNSTAFDQLPGEESEFYGQDAHYKGLQPSYSVDEANKTVTDNHTGLMWEQGFNVMTSTEAEAYLIEKNNGIYSDWRIPTIKELYSLIQFDGTDVSGSDMESQPPSTAIPFIDDSVFDFEYFANGTRSIDVQYYSSTEYTGVTMGKDRTLFGLNVADGRIKGYPFTSRGAEKEYSLKLVRGNTSYGINQFVDNEDETISDIATGLMWDKEDSQKAMEWAEALTWVKSLNASNYKGYNDWRLPNAKELHSILDYSRSPQSTNSAAIDPIFSISKIEVEGGLMDYPFFWSSTTHLNLQRASNAVYLCFGEALGFFPEGSTTPIDVHGAGAQRSSPKTDDGKDYSQGHGPQGDVVRFENYVRVVRTF; encoded by the coding sequence ATGATATCAATTAAAAAACTAAGCATCCTATTGTGCGTGATCTTTTTATCATGCAATAACCAAGTGATAGAAAACGAAGATCTCCTTCCTGAAGATGAAAATGAGGAAACAGAAGAACTGCCTCAACCTTCGGGACTGACTTATCCGATTGTCAGTACAAATCAGAAAATAGCCTATAATAATTCAACGGCTTTTGATCAGTTACCTGGGGAAGAAAGCGAGTTTTATGGTCAAGATGCTCATTATAAAGGGTTGCAGCCATCCTACTCTGTAGATGAAGCCAATAAAACCGTCACAGATAACCACACCGGCTTAATGTGGGAACAAGGATTCAATGTGATGACCTCCACAGAAGCAGAAGCTTACCTCATAGAAAAAAACAATGGAATATACAGCGATTGGAGAATACCCACTATCAAGGAGTTGTATTCTTTAATTCAGTTTGATGGAACCGATGTCAGTGGTTCAGATATGGAATCTCAACCACCATCCACCGCCATTCCTTTCATAGACGATTCGGTATTTGATTTCGAATACTTCGCCAACGGAACACGCTCCATTGATGTACAATACTACAGCTCAACCGAATATACAGGTGTGACGATGGGAAAAGACCGTACACTATTTGGACTTAACGTAGCCGATGGCCGAATTAAAGGTTATCCATTCACATCAAGAGGTGCAGAAAAAGAATACAGTTTAAAACTTGTAAGAGGGAACACTAGCTACGGAATCAATCAGTTTGTAGACAACGAAGACGAAACCATTTCTGATATTGCTACTGGATTAATGTGGGACAAAGAAGATAGTCAAAAAGCCATGGAATGGGCAGAAGCCTTAACTTGGGTAAAATCACTTAACGCTTCCAATTATAAAGGTTATAATGATTGGCGACTCCCCAACGCAAAAGAATTACATAGTATCCTCGATTACTCAAGAAGTCCCCAATCCACCAACTCAGCAGCCATCGACCCCATCTTCTCCATATCAAAAATAGAGGTCGAAGGCGGTTTGATGGATTACCCATTTTTCTGGTCAAGTACCACCCACCTCAACCTTCAAAGAGCCAGTAATGCCGTCTACCTCTGCTTCGGCGAAGCCTTGGGTTTCTTCCCCGAAGGAAGCACTACACCAATAGACGTTCACGGAGCCGGAGCCCAAAGAAGCAGTCCAAAAACCGATGATGGGAAGGATTATTCACAGGGGCATGGGCCGCAGGGGGATGTGGTGAGGTTTGAGAATTATGTGAGGGTGGTGAGGACGTTTTAA
- a CDS encoding FdhF/YdeP family oxidoreductase → MKSTTEKRHISAVGPVEFTDIRLKAPQDYAAGLPAVKIALGHAMKEMGLAKSIATLAKMNQKGGFDCPGCAWPDPDHRSNLGEFCENGVKAIAEEATNKRVNIDFFKKYSVEEMSHWTDFEIGKSGRITDPMILREGSTHYEPISWEESFKIIAQELKALDHPDQGIFYTSGRSSNEAAFLYGLFIRAFGTNNMPDCSNMCHESSGAALFQTLGIGKGSVTLDDFGDADVVMVIGQNPGTNHPRMLSALEKCKDNGGKVVTINPLREAALVRFKNPQEPKGIIGGGTAITDHYLQVRINQDVPLLKLIIKKLAKIEEAKGGVFDHDFINTHTSGYDDFIKDIHQYKEEELLAMTGIDEHQIDEVVQLLAEKKRIIICWAMGLTQHKNGVDNIRECVNLLLLKGSIGIKGGGTCPVRGHSNVQGDRTVGITHHVSKRLNDGFKKAFNFDPPTKEGLDVVKCIKAMYEGDAKVFVALGGNFLSAASDTNYTAQALMNCNLTVSISTKLNRTHLIPGKTSLILPTLGRSEADKNRFVTVENSMGRVHQSQGRLQPSSNNLMSEPEIVANIGKAYFGENHHIPWQQLGEDYDLTRQKISEVFSGFDNYTERAKKAGFDLPNHARKGDFSKLPGGTAKFSINALPSHDLKEDEYLLMTIRSHDQYNTTIYGLDDRYRGIYNERRIVMMNYEEAIEKGFKTYDVVDLISNYNGVERKAENFMIIPYDIPRGNLAAYFPEANVLIPNDQYADVSFTPISKSVKVEVRS, encoded by the coding sequence ATGAAATCTACTACCGAAAAAAGACACATCTCTGCAGTTGGCCCTGTAGAGTTTACAGATATACGACTAAAAGCTCCTCAAGATTATGCTGCAGGATTACCTGCCGTAAAAATAGCTTTGGGTCATGCAATGAAAGAAATGGGTTTGGCTAAATCTATTGCCACTCTCGCAAAAATGAATCAAAAAGGCGGGTTTGATTGTCCAGGCTGTGCTTGGCCCGATCCCGACCATCGTTCAAATTTAGGGGAGTTTTGCGAGAATGGAGTGAAAGCGATTGCAGAAGAAGCCACCAACAAAAGAGTAAACATCGATTTCTTCAAAAAGTATTCAGTAGAAGAAATGTCGCATTGGACTGATTTTGAAATCGGCAAAAGCGGTCGTATCACAGATCCAATGATCCTTAGAGAAGGAAGCACACATTACGAACCTATCTCTTGGGAAGAATCATTTAAAATCATTGCCCAAGAACTAAAAGCGTTAGACCATCCCGATCAAGGTATTTTTTATACTTCAGGAAGGTCTAGTAACGAAGCCGCTTTTCTTTACGGCCTATTCATTCGAGCTTTTGGAACGAACAATATGCCCGATTGCTCCAATATGTGTCACGAATCAAGTGGTGCGGCACTGTTCCAAACATTAGGTATTGGTAAAGGATCAGTAACTTTAGACGACTTCGGAGATGCTGATGTTGTGATGGTCATTGGTCAGAATCCGGGAACCAATCACCCAAGAATGTTATCCGCTTTAGAAAAATGTAAAGACAATGGAGGGAAAGTAGTCACTATCAATCCACTTCGTGAAGCGGCTTTGGTACGATTTAAAAACCCACAAGAACCTAAAGGAATTATTGGTGGAGGAACAGCTATAACAGATCATTATTTACAAGTACGCATTAATCAGGATGTGCCTTTATTAAAATTGATCATCAAAAAGCTGGCTAAGATTGAGGAAGCTAAAGGAGGTGTTTTTGATCATGATTTCATTAATACACACACTTCGGGGTATGACGATTTCATCAAAGACATTCATCAATATAAAGAAGAAGAATTATTGGCAATGACCGGCATCGACGAACATCAAATTGATGAAGTCGTGCAATTATTAGCCGAGAAAAAGAGAATAATTATCTGTTGGGCGATGGGCCTTACTCAACATAAAAACGGGGTGGATAACATCAGAGAATGTGTCAACTTACTGTTATTAAAAGGAAGTATTGGTATTAAAGGCGGCGGTACTTGTCCGGTGAGAGGACACAGTAATGTACAAGGTGATCGAACGGTGGGCATAACGCATCATGTATCGAAAAGATTGAATGATGGGTTCAAGAAAGCTTTCAATTTTGACCCACCAACGAAAGAAGGGTTGGATGTAGTAAAATGCATCAAAGCGATGTACGAGGGGGATGCAAAAGTATTCGTTGCCTTGGGTGGAAACTTCCTATCGGCAGCATCAGATACCAATTATACTGCACAGGCCTTGATGAACTGTAACCTTACCGTTTCCATCAGTACAAAACTAAATAGAACACACCTCATCCCAGGGAAAACATCACTAATACTGCCGACTTTAGGAAGATCTGAAGCCGATAAAAACAGATTCGTGACGGTAGAAAACAGTATGGGTAGAGTGCATCAATCCCAAGGTAGACTTCAACCAAGTTCCAACAATTTGATGAGCGAACCAGAAATTGTTGCCAACATCGGCAAAGCCTATTTCGGAGAGAACCATCATATTCCTTGGCAACAGTTGGGAGAAGATTACGACCTCACAAGACAAAAAATATCGGAGGTGTTTTCAGGCTTCGATAACTACACCGAAAGAGCTAAAAAGGCAGGTTTCGACCTCCCCAACCACGCCCGTAAAGGTGACTTCTCAAAACTACCAGGTGGCACAGCTAAATTCTCCATCAACGCCCTGCCATCTCATGACCTCAAAGAGGACGAATACCTTCTAATGACGATCCGTTCTCATGATCAATATAATACCACGATCTACGGCTTAGACGACCGCTACCGTGGCATCTACAACGAAAGAAGAATCGTAATGATGAATTACGAAGAGGCCATCGAAAAAGGTTTCAAAACCTACGATGTGGTCGACCTCATCAGTAACTACAACGGAGTCGAACGCAAAGCCGAAAACTTCATGATTATCCCTTACGACATCCCAAGAGGCAACCTTGCCGCCTATTTCCCAGAGGCCAATGTGCTTATTCCAAACGATCAATATGCGGATGTGAGCTTTACGCCGATAAGTAAATCAGTGAAAGTTGAAGTTAGGAGCTAG
- a CDS encoding alpha/beta hydrolase yields the protein MAESKFRTTELSDPRFEMDGLRFITVKTDNLKGRGDICVWVPEGDHQDLPIVTLLHGVYGSAWIWAMMGAAHITTKRLIDEGKIAPCVLAMPSDGLWGDGSAYNDHDGFSFEKWIAEDVPQAVRENIPQVSDESKLFISGLSMGGFGALRIGAKYGHQYTGVTGHSSITEIEQMKIFVEEPVDFYRQADRENEDVFTAVINNKDTLPPFRFDCGETDELIEYNRKLHADLDAAGIPHEYEEFKGGHQWEYWQEHLADTLVFFNRIDVPVE from the coding sequence ATGGCTGAATCAAAATTTAGAACAACAGAACTTTCGGACCCTCGTTTCGAAATGGACGGTCTTCGTTTCATCACGGTAAAGACCGATAATTTAAAAGGTAGAGGAGATATTTGTGTTTGGGTACCTGAAGGTGATCATCAAGATCTACCTATCGTAACTCTTCTGCACGGCGTTTATGGCAGTGCATGGATTTGGGCCATGATGGGTGCGGCACATATCACTACCAAAAGATTAATTGATGAAGGTAAAATTGCTCCATGTGTTTTAGCAATGCCTTCGGATGGACTTTGGGGTGATGGATCAGCCTACAACGATCACGATGGCTTCAGCTTCGAGAAATGGATTGCAGAAGATGTCCCTCAAGCGGTAAGAGAGAATATCCCCCAAGTATCTGATGAATCAAAGTTATTTATCTCCGGCCTTTCGATGGGTGGTTTTGGTGCCCTTAGAATTGGAGCGAAATACGGACATCAGTATACTGGAGTAACTGGACATAGTTCGATTACAGAAATCGAGCAAATGAAAATATTTGTGGAAGAACCGGTAGATTTTTACCGTCAGGCGGATAGAGAAAATGAAGATGTATTTACGGCAGTTATCAACAATAAAGACACCTTACCTCCTTTCCGTTTTGATTGTGGGGAAACAGACGAATTGATTGAATACAATCGCAAGCTGCACGCTGATTTAGATGCAGCAGGTATTCCACACGAATACGAAGAGTTTAAAGGTGGACACCAATGGGAGTATTGGCAAGAACATCTTGCGGATACACTTGTTTTTTTTAATAGAATAGACGTACCTGTAGAATAG
- a CDS encoding Zn-dependent alcohol dehydrogenase has translation MSIISKAAIGTGNGNFIIDTIEVGEPLADEVLVKVKAAGLCHTDHDSLTWGKSIVLGHEGAGIVEKVGNEVTHLKPGDKVILNWATPCKTCFQCQDGNQHICETNSPVTAGGNGYTPGHAHLEGTKYEREAIERSFNIGTLAEYTLVKASACVKLDSDMPMSSASIISCGVMTGYGSVVNTAKLQAGTSAVVLGTGGVGLNVIQGARISGAAKIIAVDINPERLEMAMQFGATHTILAEKDDIGLMKASELVKEMTDGRGADYAFECTAIPALGAAPLAMVRNAGTAIQVSGIEEEITIDMRLFEWDKIYINPLYGGARPEIDFPKLVNLYNKGDLMLDQMITRTYPLEKLGQAFDDMLAGKNAKGVIVFE, from the coding sequence ATGAGCATTATATCAAAAGCTGCTATTGGCACCGGTAATGGAAACTTTATTATCGACACTATTGAGGTGGGTGAACCACTTGCAGATGAAGTACTTGTAAAGGTAAAAGCTGCAGGTTTATGTCACACTGACCACGACTCATTAACTTGGGGAAAGTCGATTGTATTGGGACACGAAGGTGCTGGTATCGTAGAAAAAGTAGGAAATGAAGTCACTCACCTAAAACCTGGCGACAAAGTTATTCTTAATTGGGCAACACCTTGTAAAACTTGTTTCCAATGCCAAGATGGCAATCAACATATTTGTGAGACCAACTCTCCAGTAACAGCAGGAGGTAATGGTTACACACCTGGACATGCACATTTAGAAGGTACAAAATACGAAAGAGAAGCGATCGAGCGATCATTCAACATTGGTACACTTGCCGAATACACTTTAGTAAAGGCATCGGCTTGTGTTAAACTAGATTCAGACATGCCGATGTCTTCTGCTAGTATCATTAGCTGTGGGGTAATGACAGGCTATGGTTCTGTAGTCAACACGGCGAAACTTCAAGCAGGAACATCTGCTGTAGTTTTAGGAACTGGCGGTGTTGGTCTGAACGTTATCCAAGGAGCTCGAATTTCTGGAGCAGCAAAGATTATTGCTGTAGATATCAATCCAGAACGTTTAGAAATGGCCATGCAATTTGGTGCCACTCACACCATCTTAGCAGAAAAAGATGATATCGGATTGATGAAAGCCTCGGAGTTAGTCAAAGAAATGACAGACGGTAGAGGTGCCGATTATGCTTTCGAATGTACAGCAATTCCAGCACTTGGAGCCGCTCCTCTTGCCATGGTTAGAAATGCTGGTACGGCGATTCAAGTAAGTGGTATCGAAGAAGAAATCACTATTGATATGCGATTATTCGAATGGGATAAAATCTACATCAACCCGCTTTATGGTGGTGCAAGACCAGAAATCGATTTCCCTAAGTTGGTCAACTTATACAACAAAGGCGACTTGATGTTGGATCAGATGATCACTAGAACTTATCCGCTAGAAAAATTAGGTCAAGCATTCGACGACATGCTTGCTGGTAAAAATGCTAAAGGAGTAATCGTATTTGAATAA
- a CDS encoding AraC family transcriptional regulator, with amino-acid sequence MKAILEKVITQDESTLRAFKYTNERFVTPWHLHPEYELTYIIKSTGSRYVGNNVSDYQPGELVLIGPNLPHCWKDDSTHEDNVESLVLQWPKELIEPLFSFSDIKYAFKNVERGILFKNADSLKIKEKMLAIIEANHWERYAKFIALLGEMNQLNEREILAGESYSYESSKDTNNRIEVVQNFVEQNFSRKIKLSEIAEELSMTEQSFSRFFSKNMQRPFFVYLNEYRINRVSRLLLETDMQVAEIGYTCGYESLPFFYQQFKKFKGYSPLGFRKMYRSTLEKL; translated from the coding sequence ATGAAGGCCATTTTAGAAAAGGTCATCACTCAGGATGAATCCACACTTAGAGCTTTTAAATATACCAATGAACGATTCGTGACTCCATGGCATTTGCACCCAGAGTACGAACTGACTTACATTATTAAAAGTACTGGAAGTAGATATGTCGGAAACAATGTATCTGATTACCAACCGGGCGAATTGGTATTAATTGGTCCTAACCTTCCTCACTGTTGGAAGGACGATTCTACACACGAAGACAATGTAGAATCTTTAGTACTGCAATGGCCAAAAGAACTAATTGAACCACTTTTCTCTTTTTCCGATATCAAATATGCATTTAAGAATGTGGAAAGAGGTATTCTATTTAAGAACGCAGATTCCCTCAAAATAAAAGAAAAAATGTTGGCTATAATAGAAGCTAATCATTGGGAGCGGTATGCAAAATTTATAGCGCTTCTTGGGGAAATGAATCAATTAAACGAAAGAGAAATATTAGCAGGTGAGTCTTATTCCTACGAATCATCTAAAGATACCAATAACCGAATTGAAGTAGTTCAAAACTTTGTGGAACAAAACTTCTCAAGAAAAATTAAACTCTCCGAAATCGCCGAAGAACTAAGTATGACCGAGCAATCATTCTCCAGGTTCTTCTCTAAAAATATGCAACGCCCTTTCTTTGTTTATCTCAACGAATATCGTATCAATCGTGTGAGTCGATTATTATTGGAAACGGATATGCAGGTGGCAGAAATTGGATATACCTGCGGGTATGAAAGTCTTCCTTTTTTTTACCAACAGTTTAAAAAGTTTAAGGGGTACTCGCCGTTGGGGTTTAGGAAGATGTATAGAAGCACTTTGGAAAAGCTTTAG
- a CDS encoding helix-turn-helix domain-containing protein, translated as MHHFKTIASYCSAIGINAPKHPHFDIRSFEENMGKVKSNMPSFRHEFYAIAIKADGDGKAISGYHKDFPEGVTVFFNSPFQITSWDIFPNWSGYYVMMSQDFLSKSRLFDTLLDEYPFLKIDESIPFEIEQKDLPGILSIYEDIKEEYLSDHEDKFDFIRTYILLLLNKLRRILNNREDVKDTEDKIRKADITLLSRFQKLIKVSFYPEAELEKLANLHSPTYYAEKLNIHPNHLNAVVKGITGKSAINHIHHHLIKLAKSELVQTTASVKEIAYKLHFESPNNFSTFFKKNTGTTPLKYRKNP; from the coding sequence TTGCATCACTTTAAAACCATTGCCTCCTATTGCTCTGCAATTGGCATCAACGCTCCCAAACATCCTCATTTTGATATTCGAAGTTTTGAGGAAAATATGGGGAAAGTGAAGTCGAATATGCCTTCGTTTCGACATGAGTTTTATGCTATTGCAATTAAGGCGGATGGAGATGGAAAGGCGATTTCGGGGTATCATAAGGATTTTCCAGAGGGAGTGACGGTATTTTTTAATTCTCCTTTTCAGATTACTTCATGGGATATTTTTCCGAATTGGTCGGGTTATTACGTGATGATGTCTCAGGACTTTTTATCAAAGAGTCGTTTGTTTGATACGCTTTTGGATGAATACCCTTTTTTGAAGATCGATGAATCTATTCCTTTTGAAATTGAACAGAAGGATCTTCCTGGTATTTTATCCATTTATGAAGACATTAAGGAGGAGTATTTGAGTGATCACGAGGATAAGTTCGATTTTATCAGAACCTATATTCTTTTGCTCTTAAATAAGCTGAGGAGAATTTTGAATAATCGAGAGGATGTAAAGGATACGGAAGATAAAATTAGGAAAGCGGATATTACTTTATTATCACGTTTTCAGAAATTGATTAAGGTGAGTTTTTACCCTGAGGCTGAATTGGAAAAATTAGCCAATCTACACTCACCCACCTATTATGCGGAGAAATTAAATATTCACCCAAATCATTTAAATGCGGTGGTGAAAGGAATCACAGGAAAGTCAGCGATCAATCACATCCATCATCATTTGATAAAATTGGCGAAATCCGAGTTGGTACAGACTACTGCTTCAGTGAAAGAAATTGCTTATAAGTTGCACTTCGAATCGCCTAATAATTTTAGTACTTTCTTTAAGAAAAACACGGGAACCACACCTCTAAAATACCGTAAAAATCCATAA
- a CDS encoding nuclear transport factor 2 family protein, with the protein MNAILETVHQLFISTDAREWEKLEKIFADKVVLDYSSMNGNPAVTLAPSQIIEGWKTILPGFTHTHHQIGNDMTKDLGDKAEVFCYGTATHYLESEEGNVWTVVGSYNFELEKENDNWRVTKMKFNFKYQDGNTSLPELAMKNVNA; encoded by the coding sequence ATGAATGCTATTTTAGAAACTGTACATCAATTGTTCATCTCGACAGACGCTAGGGAATGGGAGAAATTAGAAAAGATTTTTGCGGATAAAGTAGTGCTTGATTACTCATCAATGAATGGCAATCCGGCAGTGACTTTAGCACCCTCTCAAATAATTGAGGGATGGAAAACGATCTTGCCTGGGTTTACACATACACATCATCAAATTGGCAATGACATGACAAAAGATTTAGGTGATAAGGCCGAGGTCTTTTGCTATGGAACAGCTACTCATTATTTAGAATCTGAGGAGGGGAATGTTTGGACAGTGGTAGGTTCTTATAATTTCGAGTTGGAAAAAGAAAACGACAATTGGAGAGTAACGAAGATGAAATTCAATTTTAAATATCAAGATGGTAATACTTCATTACCAGAGTTAGCAATGAAAAACGTAAATGCATAA